The Macaca fascicularis isolate 582-1 chromosome 11, T2T-MFA8v1.1 genomic sequence cgtGTCCAAAATAGTAATAGTCTCAAAAACTCCTGAAAATTCCATCCATGATACAGGCGAAAATTTAAGCTAGTTTACAGAACTCATTCCAGGAACATCTCGTTAAAAACTGTATCAGAGATTTGTACGTCCATTTATTTGGTATATCTAAGAGTTGTTGGATGCTTACTAAcgtatttaattttcaaaacactttGATACAGATACAGGAGTCAAATAACTTATCCAAGATCACTGCTTAGTGGTGAAGCCAGGATGTAGGCtgaggcagtctggctccagaaagGCCGCCTTTATAAAGCATGACAATAGCTCTGAAGACATTTATTGAGTCCCCAGTATGGGTTAATCATTGTTCTAGGCAGTAATGACATTTACATAAATActtgaaaatgttatttcaatGAAGTCAAATCTTTATTCGGATAGGGAGAAGGtaaatttgttttactttaaatgaatccatgtaaaatgtttattttaaaaagcaagcgTTCAACATTACATCCCGTATCGATGTTAACTGTGTTGCTGAAAATGTTCAGGTAAAAATGAATTGACCTCGATGAATTAGTAGAAAgtaatttctaattaaaataaaacaaaatactttaaacaaaacactttttttgtttcaaaaagcGTGGGTCCACAATTCAGGTATGTAAGAATAAACTGCCATTCTGACTTCAGTCTCTGGGCTCGTTTACAAAGAGACCCGGGGGACCTCCACGTCCTCGTAGAGGACCCGATCCGCTGATCTGCGGCGCCCTGGCTTGCGCGGAGCAAGCGAAGGCCAAGACTTCGGCCTCTCCAATAAAACGTAGTGGCTCTTTGCAGGCCCATAGCCTTAAAGACAAAAGATATTTTGGCTAGGCGAGCTTGTTCCTCCCGTCAGCGCAGGAAGTATTCACGTCTGGCCATCACTAGCTTCAAAGACTTAAAAGTGAACGATTGGCTGGCTGTGAGCCGCAGGACCCAGCAGGGAGACCAGTGTGGTCTCCACACCGTTGGGTAGCTGCAGGCAAGGCTCTTGTATAAGAAACAGCCCACGGACCCTGTCCTGGGCAGGCAGAATTCCGCAGAGAGGCTGTTGTTTCGCCTAAGCAGCACGGGCTGCCGAGACAGAAACCTACCTGACTAGTATGGTGTATTATATGAGACCATCCACTTAGCATAGCAACGTCTACGGATAACCCCTGTAGCTCTTCTTCTGGATTGCTTTCTGTTTCCAAccatgttttcttatttcctactagtttatttgcttgggaGCGAGCGTGGTCGTGGAAAACCCGTAACCGCTAAATTCATCTGGGTCCCCAAACGCGGAGCGGGCTGGCCTGGGTATTTATGTGAGCGGCTATATAAATGAGGATTCGGAGCTTGCTCTATTGATTGGAGAGAGCTGGAGGAGGCGGTCTCTCTTCCAGAGCGCTAGTTGGGAGCGGCGCCTGCCTGTCATTGGTCACCAGAGCCAATAGGAAGGGGCTGCCTCGCGGCCGCAAAGAGTTTGTAGAGGCAGTTCGGAGGCGGTACGTTGCATTCTGGTACCGGACGCCGAGAGCGGTTTGTCTCCGTCTCTGGACTTGTAGGCGAGAGGTGGTCATGTCCGGTCGCGGAAAACAGGGCGGCAAAGTACGAGCAAAGGCCAAATCCCGCTCCTCCCGCGCGGGCCTGCAGTTCCCGGTGGGCCGAGTGCACAGACTGCTGCGCAAAGGGAACTACGCGGAGCGAGTGGGCGCCGGGGCGCCGGTGTATCTGGCGGCGGTGCTGGAGTACCTGACGGCGGAGATCCTGGAGCTGGCTGGCAACGCCGCGCGTGACAACAAGAAGACCAGGATAATTCCCCGCCACCTGCAGCTCGCCATCCGCAACGACGAGGAGTTAAACAAGCTGCTGGGCAAAGTGACCATCGCTCAGGGCGGCGTCCTACCCAACATCCAGGCCGTGCTGCTGCCCAAGAAGACGGAGAGTCAGAAGGCGAAGAGCAAGTGACCCTGACGCCGCCCTCAGGGAGCTGGCTTCCCCCGCAAGGGCCCTTTTCATGGTCATCCCGCAATGGTTTTGAATGTGGTGGATGTCATGGAGGGCCGGTGACATCTAGCGGGGAGGTGGGCGGCGAGGGGCCCGGCGGGAGCCAATAAAGTTGGTGAAAATCGTTTGGTCTAGAGAGCTGTATAGTCGCGGCGACCTGCCGGATGGCCCCAGGGGAGGGGGGCGATTGGGAAACCCCTGGAGCAGGTACTGGTGGGTGGGCTTGAGCCACTCTGGACTGCTTTGGTCCGCAGGTCACCCTCGAGGCGTTAAGGGAGGGTGGCTTGGAGGTGGGCAGGGTGGGAGCGCACCTCGCTCTCAGTAGGGCAAAGGGGAGGCAGAGTTGGTGCGGCGAGGCCTCCTCCGGAATTATTTTTACTTCCCCTTCCCAGAGGCTTCGCTCTCCTGCCAGTTTGTGGGCACTCAGGACCAAGTTCTGGGAAGAGACCGTCGGATCGAGCTGGGCTCGGGGCAGGAAGTGTCTCCGGccatatttttcaaaaagtggAGTAACTTTCCGTCTTGGAAGGGTGGTTCTGACGGCACGATAT encodes the following:
- the H2AJ gene encoding histone H2A.J; the encoded protein is MSGRGKQGGKVRAKAKSRSSRAGLQFPVGRVHRLLRKGNYAERVGAGAPVYLAAVLEYLTAEILELAGNAARDNKKTRIIPRHLQLAIRNDEELNKLLGKVTIAQGGVLPNIQAVLLPKKTEICGHSGPSSGKRPSDRAGLGAGSVSGHIFQKVE